The genome window AAAGACATGGTGCTGATCGATACCCCCGACGCCCTCCTTGTGGCAGACATTGAGCGCACTCAGGATGTAAAAGAGGTTGTTGGTCGGCTCAAAAAGGCAGACCATGAGACATACCGCCTTCACCGGACGGTCCATAGACCTTGGGGGACATATACGGTCCTTGAAGAGAGGGACAGGTTCAAGATAAAGCGTATCGTCGTAAAACCAGGGGCTGCGCTTTCGCTGCAAATGCACCACCACAGGAGTGAACACTGGATAGTGGTTTCAGGGACCGCAAAGGTGATAAATGGAAAGGATGAAAGACTGGTGAGGGTGAATGAATCAACCTATATCCCGGCCGGAAACCGTCACAGGCTCATAAATCCGGGTATGATCGACCTGGTGATGATAGAGGTGCAAACCGGTGAATATCTTGAAGAAGATGATATTGTGAGATTCGATGACCAATATGGCAGGGGACAGGAACAGCCTTAAGCTTATTTTTAGAGACGCCTCTTAATTGTGACAGTGTGTTGATTATGGCCTATCTATTTGTCGGTGCAGGGGGTTTTTTTGGAGCCGTTGTACGTTATGTCTTGGCTATGTGGATCGGTCAGAGATGGGGTAGGAGTTTCCCGCTGGGTACATTTTTCATCAACATAAGCGGCTGCTTTCTTATAGGCTTTCTTATGCAGCTCCTGACCGAAAGGTTTATGGTCAGCCCGCAGTGGAGGCTGTTTCTAGTGGTTGGTTTTGTAGGCGCCTATACGACCTTTTCCACCTTTCTGTATGAAACGAGCAATCTTTTGAAGGATGGCGAGTGGTTTTTTGCCATATTAAATGTAACATCAAGCGTTATTACTGGTTTTGTGGCGCTGAAGCTTGGCGAAATGCTTGCAAAGACTATATAGGAGTTGGCATGCTTATAAAGGGACCAGCTAAGAAGCTTGTTATTTATGTGGATGAAACAGACAAGTTCGGCGGTAAGCCAATATATGAGGTTTTGATGGATCTGTTTTATAGGAATAAAATAGCTGGTGTAAGTATATTTAGAGGCATGGCCGGCTACGGAACGGACGGGGTATTCCATACATCAAAGATATTGGAATTATCAACCACTATGCCACTTAAAATCGAGGTGGTT of Dissulfurimicrobium hydrothermale contains these proteins:
- the crcB gene encoding fluoride efflux transporter CrcB, giving the protein MAYLFVGAGGFFGAVVRYVLAMWIGQRWGRSFPLGTFFINISGCFLIGFLMQLLTERFMVSPQWRLFLVVGFVGAYTTFSTFLYETSNLLKDGEWFFAILNVTSSVITGFVALKLGEMLAKTI